One Brassica napus cultivar Da-Ae chromosome C2, Da-Ae, whole genome shotgun sequence DNA window includes the following coding sequences:
- the LOC125581653 gene encoding amino acid transporter AVT6E-like — protein MDSSYSAISKNSYLELQKQTHNAKPTSKLLPSDDETFVHDEESFVDDLDFDVSNYPLVNGSKSSQGGSGIYGAVFNLTTSIIGAGIMALPATMKVLGLVLGFVLIILMGILSEISVELLVRFSVLYKSRSYGEVVQSALGKTARVLSEICIIVNNGGVLVVYLIIMGDVISGSLHHVGVLDQWLGNGFWDHRKVLILIVMVVFLAPLCALNKIDSLSVTSAASVALAVVFVVVCFAVAAIKLVEGTIDTPRMSPDFGSKKAILDLLVVIPIMSNAYVCHFNVQPIYNELEGRSPHKMNSVGRITTAICVVVYASTAVSGYLLFGQDTESDILTNFDQDLGIRFSSAVNYIVRIGYILHLVLVFPVVHFSLRETVNTLLFEGSPPLSETKKKSLALTAVLLALIYVGSTMIPNIWTAFKFTGATSAVSLGFTFPALIALRLGKQSNALSLVERSVSWLMLILAVVVSVVGTLGNIYSLRSKSD, from the coding sequence ATGGATAGCAGTTACTCTGCCATCTCCAAAAACTCTTACCTCGAGTTACAGAAACAGACTCACAATGCAAAACCCACGTCCAAGTTGCTTCCTTCCGATGACGAAACCTTCGTCCACGATGAAGAAAGCTTCGTCGATGATCTAGACTTCGATGTCTCTAATTACCCCCTCGTCAATGGATCCAAATCGAGTCAAGGTGGATCTGGGATCTACGGCGCCGTTTTCAACCTCACCACATCCATCATCGGCGCCGGGATCATGGCATTGCCCGCGACCATGAAAGTCCTCGGCTTGGTTCTAGGCTTCGTTTTAATCATCCTCATGGGAATTTTATCCGAGATCAGCGTCGAGCTTCTGGTTCGATTCTCAGTTCTCTACAAGTCCAGATCCTACGGCGAGGTAGTCCAATCCGCTTTAGGGAAAACCGCTAGGGTTTTGTCTGAGATTTGCATCATCGTCAACAACGGTGGCGTTCTCGTTGTCTACCTCATCATAATGGGTGACGTCATCTCCGGTTCTCTCCACCACGTCGGTGTTTTGGATCAGTGGTTAGGTAACGGGTTCTGGGACCACCGTAAAGTTTTGATCTTGATTGTTATGGTCGTCTTCTTGGCTCCTCTCTGTGCGTTGAACAAAATCGATTCCTTGAGCGTGACTTCAGCTGCTTCCGTTGCTCTTGCTGTTGTGTTCGTTGTTGTCTGTTTCGCTGTCGCGGCGATTAAGCTTGTAGAAGGAACTATTGATACTCCGAGGATGAGTCCTGATTTTGGTTCCAAGAAGGCGATCTTGGATCTTCTCGTGGTGATTCCGATCATGTCAAACGCTTACGTTTGTCATTTCAATGTGCAGCCGATCTATAACGAGCTTGAAGGTAGATCGCCTCATAAGATGAACAGCGTTGGGAGAATCACTACAGCTATTTGTGTTGTTGTCTATGCTTCAACCGCTGTATCCGGTTATCTTCTCTTTGGTCAGGACACTGAATCAGATATCTTGACCAACTTTGATCAAGATCTAGGCATCCGTTTCAGCTCTGCGGTTAACTACATTGTCAGGATAGGATACATTCTTCATCTAGTCCTCGTCTTCCCCGTGGTCCATTTCTCATTGAGAGAAACCGTCAACACTTTACTGTTTGAAGgatctcctcctctatcggaaACCAAGAAGAAATCTTTGGCGCTCACAGCTGTCTTGCTGGCTCTTATATACGTCGGCTCGACCATGATCCCGAATATATGGACTGCATTCAAATTCACTGGGGCAACATCAGCGGTTTCACTTGGTTTCACGTTCCCTGCTTTGATCGCATTGCGGTTAGGGAAACAGAGCAATGCTTTAAGCCTGGTGGAGAGATCTGTGTCGTGGTTGATGCTGATCTTGGCGGTGGTGGTTAGTGTTGTGGGAACCCTTGGCAACATTTACAGTCTCAGAAGCAAATCAGATTGA
- the LOC125582322 gene encoding protein PFC0760c-like, whose product MDEEDDPWPEDQSMTDEEDDQWADDCSNTDSDEGPYEEDPEPEPPDPYQNDPHSTDWSRKESDPEEGYESDSWQEETEAENSLEISKDWDHESEEETQLQLDVQEDLWEDQTHPDDEQDDMPWYEDTNSQLSLGETDHNDEETWNREDKPDDSFGTNSENEEEAISESGRNVKESQLVLAEEEEVESEAGRNVNELGAHSTYFSGYGQRDETYSKWEDEMEALFKNHHVPEEE is encoded by the coding sequence atggatgaagaagatgatccTTGGCCAGAAGATCAGTCTATGactgatgaagaagatgatcaaTGGGCTGATGATTGTTCCAACACAGACTCTGATGAGGGACCCTATGAAGAAGACCCTGAACCAGAACCACCAGATCCTTACCAAAATGACCCCCACTCCACTGACTGGTCCAGAAAAGAATCTGACCCAGAAGAAGGTTATGAGAGTGATTCATGGCAGGAAGAGACTGAAGCTGAAAACAgtctagaaatatcaaaagattGGGATCATGAATCTGAAGAAGAAACTCAGCTCCAACTGGACGTCCAAGAGGACTTATGGGAGGATCAAACCCATCCTGATGATGAACAAGATGACATGCCATGGTATGAAGACACCAACTCTCAGCTCAGTTTAGGAGAAACTGATCACAATGATGAAGAGACTTGGAACCGAGAAGATAAGCCAGATGATAGCTTTGGTACTAACTCAGAAAATGAGGAGGAAGCCATAAGTGAGTCTGGAAGAAATGTTAAAGAGTCCCAACTTGTCTTGGCTGAAGAGGAAGAAGTTGAAAGTGAGGCCGGAAGAAATGTTAATGAACTTGGAGCACACTCTACATACTTTTCTGGTTATGGCCAAAGAGACGAAACTTACTCTAAGTGGGAGGACGAAATGGAGGCCTTGTTTAAGAATCACCACGTTCCAGAAGAGgagtga